The DNA region TATTCGTGGCGGGCGCGGGCTGCCGCCTCGCGCTCGTTCTCGGCGTGGGCGAGGTCGCCGGCGATCTTCTTCTCACGCTCCTCGAGCATCCGCAGGAGCGGCTTCCAGCCGAAGTAGGCCAGGAGACCGAAGAAGATGAAGAAGTTGATGATGCTCCAGATCACGAGATTCCAGTCGATGGAGACGATCCCGCCGGGCACCCGGCTCCCCCCCTTTCCTCGCGTGCTGGCGGCGGGCGGCCCTCTCCGGCGCCCGCCCAAAACGGTCCGTCCGCGGACCCAAAAGCTCCCACCGGGTACCGGCGGAGGCGCCGTCGCGAACCCTTGAGGGGCCGTCCCGGCGCCCCGCCGGCTTCCTCACCTACACCTTGCCGTATAGCAAGAAGGCGATCAACAAACCATAAATGGCAAGCGCCTCGGTGAACGCGAGGCCCAAGATCATGACCCCCCGGGCGTCCCCCAAAGCCTCCGGCTGGCGCCAAGCCGCGTCGATGGTTGCGGAGACGATCTGCCCCTGCGCCAGCGCGGCTCCGAAGGCCGGCAGCGCGATGGCGATGGCTACAGCGAGTGCGGTCACCTGGTTCCCTCCTTTCGCCTGCCCCCGTTGGCGGAGCGCGTGATCCCTCCCGGTGGGAGGAAAGCCTTTCGTTACCCCAGGCCGTCCGGCGGCCGTTCCCGCCGCTACTCGGCCTCCCCCGTCGCCCCGGCGATGTAGACGCCGGTCAACATGGTGAAGATGAAGGCCTGCAGCAGGCCGAAGAGCGTGAACAGGACCATGAACGGGATCGGTACGATCCACGGTAAAAAGGAAAGCATGACCAGGAGGACCGAATCCTCCCCGAAGATGTTGCCGAAAAGTCGGAGCGCCAGCGAGAGCGGCCGGATCAGCTCCTCGACGATGTTGAGCGGCAGCATGAAGAAGGATGGACGGACGAAGTGCTTCAAGTAGGACGGCCCGTGGCTGATGAAACCGGAGACGTGCGTGGCGACGAAGGCGATGAGCGCCAGCGCCGCCGTCACGCTCAGGGTGCTGGTCGGCGTCTTGAAGCCGGGGAGCAGGTTGGCGCCCGGCAGGAGCTCGGAGTAGTTGGAGGCCAGGATGAAGACGAAGAGACTGGCGAGGAAGGGGAAGTAGCGGCGGGCTTTCTCCCTGCTGCCCAGGGCCGGGACCAGGATGCCGTTCATGATCATCTCCACGCCCAGCTCGAGCGCGTTCTGGCCCCCCCGCGGGACCATCTCGAGCCTGCGCGTGGCCAGCACCACCGCGGCCAGGACGACCAGCATCAGGCCCCATTCGGTCAGGATCTGCGACGTGACGGCCAGCCCGAAGAGGCGGAAGAAGACCTGGGTACTCTCCTGCCCGATCTCGGGCGCCGCCGCCAGCACGATTCCGCTCATCGAGCGAGCATCGCCTCCCGTCCCGCCGTGCGCCGGGCCATTCGCCAGATTCCCAGGGCGCTGCCGGCCAGGAGGCCGGCGGCCACGGCGACCAGCGACCAAGCGTCTCCCCGGGTCCAGAGCCAGGTGCCCAGCAGGAAGAGGGCGTCCACGGCGAACCGGGCGCCGAACCCTCCGAAGATCCAGCGGAGGTCCCGCCGCTCCTCCGCCGCCGCTCTCCGCAGAGCGACGCGGAGCAGCCAGCTGTTCGACCAACCGCCGGCGACGCCTGCCAGGGCCGCCAGGAGTTGCGAGGGAATCAACGGTCCTCCTCGTCCTTCCCGGGCTCCTCCGGGGATGCCCCCGGAGCGCCCCCCGGATTCCGTCCCGTGCGGCGGCCTGCACCCCGCGCGCTACCACCCGTCTCGCGAAGCATGTCCTTGACAACCATCTGCAAGGAGCCGCCTACCGCCAACAGGACCAGGACGGCGAGGAAGACGGGAGACGTGTGGAACCTGGCGTCCAGCCAGGTTCCGCCGGCATAGGCAGCCCACACCGCAACGCCCACGGTGATGGCGTCCGAGAGCGCCGTCGCCAGGAGGCGGTTGGGTGCGTTCCTGCGATTCGCCACCGGCATCTCCTTCAGGCTTGTCAGGACGGGCTTCCCGTGCGCCGACTCGCGGTCCGGCCCGGGGCTCGTGAAATGGGTATCAAGCCGGGCACGGGCGGTCGCTCGGGCGGCCGCTCACGGCGAAGAGTATACCTGATCGGGTCCGAGCCTGGCCAGAGAAGGGCCGCGGGAGAACTCTTCCCAGTGGGCCGGCAGGCCGCGGTGGGGATGGCGGCACGCTGCCGGTGCGAGGCCACCCCCCGCGCAGGATGGGACCAACGCTCCACCACCGGAAGCTCCTCCCAGGGGTCTGGGATCAGGGGTCTGGGATGCGGCCGGTTCCTCCGAAGGAGCCGACGTCCGTGACGATCCACAGGAGCGCCGTAGCGCCAGGGCGGCGACGGGCGCGTCCGGTGGGCGCTGACGGTAGCTCAGGTGATCACCCCGGAGGACGGCCGCTTCATAGCCGGATTCCGTCGCCCGCAGCGGGGCTCCGCGGGGCCGGCCGGAACTCCTCGGGCCTCGGCGCCCGGCCGGTCAGTCGCCATTCCACGGCCTGGGCGATGCGCTCCGCAGCCCGTCCGTCGCCGAAGGGGTTGGGCGCCTCCGCCGAGCGACGCCAGGCCTCGGGATCCGAGAGCAGCCGGTCGACAAGGTGGCGCACGCCCTCGTAGCCGGTTCCGGCCAGGTGGACCGTGCCGGCCTCGACCCCCTCCGGGCGCTCGCTCACCTCCCGTGCCAGCACCACGGGAGTGTGGAGCGAAGGCGCCTCTTCCTGGATGCCGCCCGAGTCGGTGACGACGAGGTGGGCGCGCCGCATCAGCTGCGCCCAGATCCCGTACGGCTGGGGCTCGACGAGGCGGACGCGCGCACGGCCCGCGGTCGCCCTCCGCACCGCCTGCCGGACGAGGGGGTTGGGATGGACGGAATAGAGGAGGAGCACGTCGGAGTGGGCCTGCACCGCGTCCGCCACGGCGCGCGCCACCTCTTCGATGGCGCCCTCCCAGCTCTCGCGCCGGTGCGTCTCGGCCAGGACCAGGCGGCCGCTCCAGCTGCCGAGCAGCCTCTCCGCGGCGCGTACGTCCGCCTTGCGCGCGTGCTCTACGGTCCAGAGGAGGGCGTCGATGGCCGTATTGCCGGTGACCAGCACCCCCTCGGCCGGGATCCCCTCGCGCAGCAGGTTCTGGCGGGCGCGCGGCGTGGGCGCGAAATGGAGCGCGCTGAGGCGGTCGGTAAGGAGGCGGTTGGCTTCCTCGGGGAAGGGCGCGTCCAGGCGGAAGCTGCGCAGGCCGGCCTCTACGTGGCCGACGGGGATGCGCCGGTAGAAGGCCGCCAGCGCCCCCGCCAACGTGGTGGTCGTGTCGCCGTGGACCAGCACCAGGTCGGGCGACCAGCGCCCCAGCTCCGCGTGGAGAGCCAGGAGGGCGCGCGCGGTCAGCTCCTCCAGCGGCTGGCCGGGGCGCATCAGATCCAGGTCGGCATCCGCCGCCAGGCCGAACTGTTCCATCACCTGGTCGAGAAGCTGGCGGTGCTGGGCCGTCAGGACGATGCGCACGTCAAGGGCGGGGCGGGCCTGGAGCGCCCGAACCACGGGCGCCATCTTGATGGCCTCGGGCCGGGTTCCGAAGACGCAGACCACCCTTGGCCCGCCGGCCTGCGCCGCGGACGCCCCCATGCTCAGAGCCCCGCCTGCTCGTTGGGCGGCGTGCCGGCCCCCGCCCGCGCACCTCTCCGCCCGCGGGGCGAAGGCGCTTCCCCGGGGCTCGTCTCCGTTTCCAGCAGGCCGAAGGTGTGCGCCGCATAGACCAGGGAGACGGCCAGGAAGGCGAAGATGAAGAAGCCCACCCAGAGGGTCGCCTCGCTGATGGCGATGGCGCCCACACCCAGCCAGCCCGTCACCATATAGATGAGCAGGACCGCCTCGCGCTGGCTGAGCCCCATGGCCAGGAGCCGGTGGTGCAGGTGGTCGCGGTCGGGGGTGCCGATGGACCGGCCGCTGCGCGCCCGCCGCAGGATGGCGAAGGCGGTGTCCAGGATGGGGACGCCCAGCGCGAGCGCAGGGACGGCTAGCGCCACCGCGGCGGCGCCCTTGGCCATGCCCTGGACCGCGGTGGTGGCCAGGGCGAAGCCGAGGAAGAGCGCCCCCGCGTCGCCCATGAAGATGCGCGCGGGCGGGAAGTTGAAGGGGAGGAAGCCCAGGGTGGCGCCCATGAGAGCGGCAGCGCCCGTCATGGCCATGATGCTCTGTCCGGACTGGATGGCGCCCAGGAACATGGTGCCGGCCACGATGGCGGTGATCCCCGCCGCCAGCCCGTCCAGGCCGTCCGCCAGGTTGATGACGTTCATCACGGCCACCAGCCAGAAGACCGTCAGCGGGGTGCCCCACCAGCCCAGGTGCCAGAAGCCAGCGGCGAAGGGGTCCTTCAGGTACGTGATGCGCAGGCCGCCCCAGAGGACCGTGACCAGCGCCACCGCCACCTGGGCCAGGAATTTCAGCCAGGCCGGCATCCGGAAGATGTCGTCCAGCAGGCCGACCAGGAGGATGAGCAGCCCGCCCGCCAGGAAGCCGCGAAAGAGCGGGTCGGCCGCATGGCCCGTGGCCAGGAGGGAGAGAATGACGGCGAGGCCGATGGCCAGACCGCCCAGGTAGGGTACGGGCTGGGTGTGGACGCTGCGCCGGTTGGGACGGTCGAGAGCGCCCGACGCCAGCGCCAGGCGACGGACCAGCGGCGTGGCGCCCAGGCTGAGCGTGAACGCCAGGAAGAGGACCACCCAGAACGGTTGGCTCAGCAGTTCACGGAGCGGCACGTCTTGCACCCCCGGCACACGGCCCATTCTAGACCAGCCGTGGCGCCGCGTCAGGTCTCGGCTGCTGGACGGTCATCCAGGCGCAGGTAGCCCTTGCGGATCAGCTTCTCTACGTGCCTCGCCAGCGAGCGGTCGATGTCGACGCCCATCTCGTCCTCCAGGACGAACATCATGGTGACCGCCGTCTGCGCCACGTCCAGCAGCTCCTCGCTGATGGCCAAGGCGACCTCGGCCGCGTCGCGCCGCTCCCTCTCGCCGCTCAGCGCCCGGAACTTGCCGATGGCCTGGCTCAGTTCGCCGGCTTCCTCCATCAATTTGAGCGCCGTCGACTCCAGCGTGGGGCGGAGGTTGTTGAGGCGGGGCAGGGCGATGGTCTTGGTCTCCATCTCAGCGCGCCGCCTCCCGCTCCCCGTCCAGGGCCTCCACCTTGGCCACCCGGCGCGCGTGGCGCCCGCCGGCGAAGGGCGTGGCCAGCCAGATCTCCACCATCTCCCGGGCGACGCCCGGCCCCAGCACGCGCCCGCCCAGGCAGAGCACGTTGGCATCGTTGTGCTCCCGCGAGAGACGGGCCGTATAGGCGTCGTGGCAGAGCGCCGCGCGCACGCCCGCCACCTTGTTGGCGACGATGCTCATGCCGATCCCGGTGCCGCAGACCAGGATGGCCCGCTCCGCCTCGCCGCGCGCCACCGCCTCGGCCGCAGGCCGGGCCAGGTCGGGGTAGTCGCAAGCCTCCTCGGAGTGCGTGCCGAAGTCGAGCACCTCGTGCCCGGCCTGCTCAAGCCAGCCCCGGATGGCCTCCTTCAGCGCGAAGCCGCCGTGATCCGCTCCCAGGGCCACTTTCATCGACGCTCTCCTCCCTCGCCCCGCCAACGCTCCAGCAGGCGGTCGATCAGCCTCTCCAGCT from Bacillota bacterium includes:
- a CDS encoding ATP synthase F0 subunit C produces the protein MTALAVAIAIALPAFGAALAQGQIVSATIDAAWRQPEALGDARGVMILGLAFTEALAIYGLLIAFLLYGKV
- the atpB gene encoding F0F1 ATP synthase subunit A, which codes for MSGIVLAAAPEIGQESTQVFFRLFGLAVTSQILTEWGLMLVVLAAVVLATRRLEMVPRGGQNALELGVEMIMNGILVPALGSREKARRYFPFLASLFVFILASNYSELLPGANLLPGFKTPTSTLSVTAALALIAFVATHVSGFISHGPSYLKHFVRPSFFMLPLNIVEELIRPLSLALRLFGNIFGEDSVLLVMLSFLPWIVPIPFMVLFTLFGLLQAFIFTMLTGVYIAGATGEAE
- a CDS encoding AtpZ/AtpI family protein; translation: MANRRNAPNRLLATALSDAITVGVAVWAAYAGGTWLDARFHTSPVFLAVLVLLAVGGSLQMVVKDMLRETGGSARGAGRRTGRNPGGAPGASPEEPGKDEEDR
- the wecB gene encoding UDP-N-acetylglucosamine 2-epimerase (non-hydrolyzing), with translation MGASAAQAGGPRVVCVFGTRPEAIKMAPVVRALQARPALDVRIVLTAQHRQLLDQVMEQFGLAADADLDLMRPGQPLEELTARALLALHAELGRWSPDLVLVHGDTTTTLAGALAAFYRRIPVGHVEAGLRSFRLDAPFPEEANRLLTDRLSALHFAPTPRARQNLLREGIPAEGVLVTGNTAIDALLWTVEHARKADVRAAERLLGSWSGRLVLAETHRRESWEGAIEEVARAVADAVQAHSDVLLLYSVHPNPLVRQAVRRATAGRARVRLVEPQPYGIWAQLMRRAHLVVTDSGGIQEEAPSLHTPVVLAREVSERPEGVEAGTVHLAGTGYEGVRHLVDRLLSDPEAWRRSAEAPNPFGDGRAAERIAQAVEWRLTGRAPRPEEFRPAPRSPAAGDGIRL
- a CDS encoding undecaprenyl/decaprenyl-phosphate alpha-N-acetylglucosaminyl 1-phosphate transferase, which gives rise to MPLRELLSQPFWVVLFLAFTLSLGATPLVRRLALASGALDRPNRRSVHTQPVPYLGGLAIGLAVILSLLATGHAADPLFRGFLAGGLLILLVGLLDDIFRMPAWLKFLAQVAVALVTVLWGGLRITYLKDPFAAGFWHLGWWGTPLTVFWLVAVMNVINLADGLDGLAAGITAIVAGTMFLGAIQSGQSIMAMTGAAALMGATLGFLPFNFPPARIFMGDAGALFLGFALATTAVQGMAKGAAAVALAVPALALGVPILDTAFAILRRARSGRSIGTPDRDHLHHRLLAMGLSQREAVLLIYMVTGWLGVGAIAISEATLWVGFFIFAFLAVSLVYAAHTFGLLETETSPGEAPSPRGRRGARAGAGTPPNEQAGL
- a CDS encoding MazG-like family protein codes for the protein METKTIALPRLNNLRPTLESTALKLMEEAGELSQAIGKFRALSGERERRDAAEVALAISEELLDVAQTAVTMMFVLEDEMGVDIDRSLARHVEKLIRKGYLRLDDRPAAET
- the rpiB gene encoding ribose 5-phosphate isomerase B — its product is MKVALGADHGGFALKEAIRGWLEQAGHEVLDFGTHSEEACDYPDLARPAAEAVARGEAERAILVCGTGIGMSIVANKVAGVRAALCHDAYTARLSREHNDANVLCLGGRVLGPGVAREMVEIWLATPFAGGRHARRVAKVEALDGEREAAR